Proteins encoded by one window of Chryseobacterium aquaeductus:
- a CDS encoding ParB/RepB/Spo0J family partition protein has protein sequence MKDKKRAMGRGLGAILSAESKAMVNSATDEGAENFVGNIMEVSIEDIYPNPTQPRTYFDEKALNELAQSIKNLGVIQPITLRKDGEKFEIISGERRFRASKIAGLTSVPAYIRLVNDQELLEMALVENIQREDLDSIEIALTYQRLMEEIGMTQENLSQRVGKDRSTITNSIRLLRLNPDIQNAIRSGEISAGHGRAIISLENEEHQQALFDIIIKEKLNVRQTEQAAIAFKNPKSPAAKKAKVELSNNYKRAQKTIADILDVKVEIKTVGTGKKGKIVLDFKNEDELEYILSHIK, from the coding sequence ATGAAAGACAAGAAAAGAGCGATGGGACGTGGTTTGGGTGCTATTTTGAGCGCCGAATCAAAAGCTATGGTAAATTCTGCAACAGATGAGGGCGCAGAAAATTTTGTAGGAAATATCATGGAAGTTTCTATTGAAGATATTTATCCGAATCCCACTCAGCCAAGAACTTATTTTGACGAAAAAGCATTAAACGAACTAGCACAATCGATAAAAAATCTTGGAGTAATTCAGCCAATTACGTTAAGAAAAGATGGTGAAAAGTTTGAAATTATATCTGGTGAAAGACGTTTCAGAGCAAGTAAAATTGCGGGTTTAACGTCTGTTCCTGCATACATACGATTGGTAAACGATCAGGAGCTTTTAGAGATGGCTCTAGTAGAAAATATTCAGCGTGAAGATCTTGATTCGATAGAAATTGCTTTAACCTACCAAAGGTTGATGGAAGAAATCGGAATGACACAGGAAAATCTGAGCCAAAGAGTAGGGAAAGACAGAAGTACGATTACCAACTCTATCAGATTATTAAGGTTGAATCCGGATATTCAGAATGCCATAAGAAGCGGTGAAATATCAGCAGGACACGGAAGAGCAATCATCAGCCTTGAAAATGAAGAGCACCAGCAGGCTTTATTTGATATTATTATTAAAGAAAAACTGAATGTTCGCCAAACCGAGCAAGCGGCAATCGCATTTAAAAATCCTAAATCTCCTGCAGCTAAAAAAGCAAAAGTTGAGCTTTCCAACAATTATAAGAGAGCACAAAAAACAATTGCAGACATTCTTGACGTAAAAGTTGAAATCAAAACGGTTGGTACAGGAAAGAAAGGAAAAATTGTTTTAGATTTTAAAAATGAAGATGAGCTGGAATATATTTTATCTCATATTAAATAA
- the lepB gene encoding signal peptidase I, protein MFKSKIFNKVLLTGSFIVTIIIIAKLSGVLQYALIPTAGSEPTIKRGDWLFMSNILPYDKYKILAYEQKNPDHFPGIYAQRLVGVEGDRIQIKNGDLYVNDSLINGNFEINQAYKIDRGFANHLIEKGTLEEDFYPIDENHYITQLSKKDLTKDYFFERLISTETDPYIFKTFGKKWNADNFGPLTVPLGKVFFLGDNRNASLDSRFVGFADKDDIVGRVFYPKN, encoded by the coding sequence GTGTTTAAGAGTAAAATATTTAATAAAGTTCTCCTTACCGGAAGCTTTATCGTTACCATTATAATTATTGCAAAACTCTCTGGGGTTTTGCAATATGCTTTAATACCAACAGCCGGAAGTGAACCTACCATCAAAAGAGGAGATTGGTTATTTATGAGTAATATTTTGCCTTATGATAAATATAAAATACTTGCTTATGAACAGAAGAATCCAGATCATTTTCCTGGCATTTACGCTCAGCGTCTTGTGGGTGTGGAAGGCGATAGAATTCAAATCAAAAATGGAGATTTATATGTAAATGATTCTCTTATCAACGGAAATTTTGAAATCAATCAAGCGTACAAAATTGATAGAGGTTTTGCCAACCATCTCATCGAAAAAGGAACTTTGGAAGAAGACTTTTATCCAATAGATGAAAATCATTATATAACACAACTCAGTAAAAAAGATCTTACAAAAGACTACTTTTTTGAAAGGCTTATCAGCACAGAAACTGATCCCTATATTTTTAAAACATTTGGTAAAAAATGGAATGCAGACAATTTTGGTCCGCTGACCGTACCTCTTGGTAAAGTGTTTTTTCTTGGTGATAACCGTAATGCAAGTCTAGATTCAAGATTCGTAGGTTTTGCTGATAAAGATGATATTGTGGGAAGAGTTTTTTATCCTAAAAATTAA
- a CDS encoding energy transducer TonB produces MKHLQQNQEFRLNEILFENRNKQYGAYVLRNESDRILTKSLFIGVSLLAAISITPMIISTFRTVEINERDFTPVPPVMIDVEKKDPPAEVVPPKTVTPPPPSVRQYDSQVVTPTRDADESKIVKDIPKDAIAGVKNDFIAPPATTINIPTTIISGPGTITPPKVTPSTGPDNSVKEGGELSVEAQFADGIESFRNKVMNKFDNSDFESDYVMKTTITFIVERDGTISGIKADGKNLDFNAEALRTIKSIKGKWIPGKNKKGEAVRSYFKFPISMKFDN; encoded by the coding sequence ATGAAACACCTTCAACAAAACCAAGAATTTCGATTGAATGAAATTCTTTTTGAGAACCGCAACAAGCAATACGGTGCTTATGTTTTAAGAAATGAATCAGACAGAATTCTAACGAAATCACTTTTTATAGGGGTGAGTCTTCTGGCGGCAATCTCTATTACGCCAATGATTATTTCGACATTTAGAACTGTTGAAATCAATGAGAGAGACTTCACTCCAGTACCGCCAGTCATGATTGATGTGGAAAAAAAAGATCCACCTGCTGAAGTAGTGCCTCCGAAAACTGTTACTCCACCACCTCCAAGTGTAAGACAATATGATTCACAGGTAGTAACTCCAACAAGAGATGCAGATGAAAGTAAAATTGTAAAAGATATTCCTAAAGATGCGATTGCAGGAGTAAAGAATGATTTTATTGCGCCACCAGCGACAACAATCAATATACCTACAACAATTATTTCTGGTCCGGGAACAATTACTCCTCCAAAAGTAACACCATCAACTGGTCCTGACAATTCTGTGAAAGAGGGAGGTGAACTAAGTGTTGAAGCTCAATTTGCAGATGGAATCGAATCTTTCAGAAATAAAGTAATGAATAAATTTGATAATTCTGATTTTGAATCTGATTATGTCATGAAAACTACAATTACTTTCATTGTTGAAAGAGACGGAACGATCTCAGGAATTAAAGCAGACGGTAAAAATTTAGATTTCAACGCAGAAGCTTTAAGAACGATAAAATCAATTAAAGGAAAATGGATTCCAGGTAAAAATAAAAAAGGGGAAGCTGTAAGAAGTTATTTTAAGTTTCCCATTTCCATGAAGTTCGATAATTAA
- a CDS encoding ParA family protein yields the protein MAKIIGIANQKGGVGKTTTAVNLAAALGVLEKKILIIDADPQANATSGLGVEEVQYSTYNLLEHSIETRNCIQKTTTPNLDIVPSHIDLVAAEIELVDKENREYMLKKALATVRDDYDYIIIDCAPSLGLITVNALTAADSVIIPIQCEYFALEGLGKLLNTIKNVQKIHNKDLDIEGLLLTMYDSRLRLSNQVVEEVHAHFPEMVFETIISRNVRLSEAPSFGESILNYDAESKGAIQYLQLAEEVLLKNENLVKN from the coding sequence ATGGCAAAAATCATAGGTATCGCTAATCAAAAAGGTGGAGTAGGCAAGACGACCACAGCTGTAAATTTAGCTGCAGCATTAGGGGTATTAGAAAAGAAAATATTAATCATCGATGCAGATCCACAGGCTAATGCGACATCTGGTCTTGGCGTAGAAGAGGTGCAATATTCTACGTACAATTTGCTGGAGCACAGCATTGAAACAAGAAATTGTATACAGAAAACGACCACTCCCAACTTAGATATCGTGCCATCTCACATTGATTTGGTAGCCGCAGAAATTGAATTGGTAGACAAAGAAAACCGTGAATATATGCTGAAAAAAGCTTTGGCAACAGTGAGAGATGATTATGATTACATTATCATCGATTGTGCACCAAGTTTAGGTTTGATTACCGTAAATGCATTGACAGCTGCTGACTCTGTGATTATCCCGATTCAATGCGAATATTTTGCTTTGGAAGGTTTGGGCAAGCTCTTGAATACCATTAAAAATGTTCAGAAAATTCACAATAAAGATTTAGATATCGAAGGATTGCTTTTGACGATGTATGATAGCCGTTTAAGATTGTCTAATCAGGTTGTGGAAGAAGTGCATGCGCATTTCCCGGAAATGGTTTTTGAAACTATTATCAGCAGAAACGTAAGGTTGAGCGAAGCTCCAAGTTTTGGTGAAAGTATCTTAAACTACGATGCAGAAAGCAAAGGCGCAATTCAATATCTACAACTGGCAGAAGAAGTTCTTCTGAAAAACGAAAATTTAGTAAAGAATTAA
- a CDS encoding DUF5683 domain-containing protein, whose translation MTKLLFIFFLFLMGIFQSQVTRNDTILVDSAPPDSVAVSKVSETSVVETIEKANAPAKIVVKKLNPTKAGLYSAVLPGLGQFYNKKYWKIPVVWGAVGVGAGIAIWNQNQYKKYREYYIAKLNGTPNEFVDARPYLDKIALGNAQDRVKRQRDYAIAITGLLYILNIVDAVVDAHLYEGRKDPDLTFAPAVIYDDFGSAPPKTGLSLSYKF comes from the coding sequence ATGACAAAATTACTTTTCATATTTTTCTTGTTCTTGATGGGGATATTTCAGTCGCAAGTTACTCGAAATGATACCATACTCGTAGATTCTGCTCCGCCAGACAGTGTTGCAGTGTCTAAAGTATCAGAAACTTCAGTCGTTGAAACCATCGAAAAAGCAAATGCTCCCGCAAAAATTGTTGTTAAAAAACTTAATCCTACAAAAGCAGGTTTATACTCCGCCGTTCTACCAGGATTAGGACAGTTTTACAACAAAAAATATTGGAAAATCCCGGTAGTTTGGGGTGCAGTAGGCGTTGGAGCGGGAATCGCCATCTGGAATCAAAATCAATATAAAAAGTACCGGGAATATTACATCGCAAAGCTCAACGGAACTCCGAATGAATTTGTTGATGCAAGACCATATTTAGATAAAATCGCCTTGGGAAATGCTCAGGATAGGGTAAAAAGGCAGAGAGATTACGCGATCGCTATTACGGGTCTTCTTTATATTTTAAATATTGTAGATGCAGTGGTAGATGCACATTTGTATGAAGGTCGTAAAGATCCCGATCTTACATTTGCGCCGGCAGTGATTTATGATGATTTTGGAAGCGCTCCTCCCAAGACGGGATTAAGTTTAAGTTATAAGTTTTAA
- the dapB gene encoding 4-hydroxy-tetrahydrodipicolinate reductase — MKIALVGYGKMGKIIDEIATKRGHEVVARLKETPTAETLNSPDVVIEFSLPEVAFDNIKACLENKIPVICGTTGWLERKTEIENLAVENETAFLYGSNFSLGVNLFFALNEKLADLMKSVDEYSCQLEEIHHIHKLDAPSGTAISIAEGIFKSNPKYEAWKLEETQEKNLGIFAIREDEVPGTHSVYYKSEVDEIEIKHTAFNRNGFALGAVVAAEWIKDKKGNFTMKDVLGL, encoded by the coding sequence ATGAAAATTGCATTAGTTGGATACGGTAAAATGGGCAAAATCATTGACGAGATTGCTACAAAGAGAGGGCACGAGGTGGTTGCCCGATTAAAAGAAACTCCAACTGCTGAAACTTTAAACAGCCCGGATGTAGTGATCGAATTCTCTTTACCTGAAGTAGCTTTTGATAATATTAAAGCTTGTCTGGAAAATAAAATTCCGGTAATTTGCGGTACAACAGGATGGCTTGAAAGAAAAACTGAGATTGAAAATTTAGCGGTAGAAAACGAAACTGCATTTTTATATGGTTCAAATTTTAGTTTAGGAGTGAATTTATTTTTTGCCTTAAACGAAAAGTTGGCAGATTTGATGAAAAGCGTGGACGAATATTCTTGTCAGTTAGAAGAAATTCATCATATTCACAAGTTAGATGCTCCCAGTGGAACTGCAATTTCTATAGCAGAAGGAATTTTCAAAAGCAATCCCAAATATGAAGCATGGAAATTGGAGGAAACTCAGGAGAAAAATCTTGGGATTTTTGCGATCCGTGAAGATGAAGTTCCGGGAACTCACAGCGTTTATTACAAAAGTGAGGTTGACGAAATCGAAATAAAACACACAGCATTCAACAGAAACGGTTTTGCACTTGGTGCGGTCGTAGCTGCAGAATGGATTAAAGATAAAAAAGGAAATTTTACAATGAAAGACGTTTTGGGACTTTAA
- the lepB gene encoding signal peptidase I: protein MNYFLTYAVYVLILSLLMGISTWKLFKKMGYSPLFAFVPFYNYFIILKETEHPKWWAILSYLPIVGPIMMSVFHIYLMKKFGKNLVQNQVLTVLLPFIYMATVNYSKDVEIEDKNDLYLTDEEKAAEKKDTFAGSITFAVVFATIIHVFFTQPFGIPTGSMERTLLVGDFLFVNKWSYGYRLPMRPLAIPFLQGTILDTGIKGNPKDDPKSYVEAVKLPYERIFQFNKPQKNDIVVFNYPRDSVHVSLDRADPYVKRCVAVAGDTFEMRDGKMFVNNKPEIFLGDQEVQHRYTVTTSDLLDMNGLNSKYGYFWLDEIDRDNHLQYLKTNSGYIYSFQGLDKERYKIIKSLPEVVDIKEDIQTKNDSGVSYRNASRSKIDTTQSIFPINSGWNQDQYGPIKIPKKGDVVTINLLNLPEFQWIIKNYEHNTLENKNGKIFINGKETNQYTIQQDYYMMVGDNRDASLDARFFGFVPEENIVGKPMFTWMSVQGLFEDKNVEYKAPTKVRFDRMFKATNTGEANKTSYWWIAVLILVLFFGWEYFVKLFKKKKTEED from the coding sequence ATGAATTATTTTTTAACGTACGCAGTTTATGTTCTCATTTTATCATTATTGATGGGGATTTCCACTTGGAAGCTGTTCAAGAAAATGGGGTATAGTCCGCTTTTTGCGTTTGTACCATTCTACAATTATTTCATTATTTTAAAAGAGACAGAACATCCGAAATGGTGGGCAATTTTATCATATTTGCCAATTGTGGGACCCATTATGATGTCGGTATTTCATATTTATTTAATGAAAAAGTTTGGGAAAAACCTTGTACAAAACCAGGTTCTTACAGTACTTCTGCCGTTCATTTACATGGCGACCGTCAATTATTCTAAAGATGTAGAGATAGAAGATAAAAATGATCTTTACCTTACTGACGAAGAAAAAGCTGCTGAAAAGAAAGATACTTTCGCAGGATCAATCACTTTTGCAGTAGTTTTCGCGACGATAATTCATGTGTTTTTCACACAGCCTTTCGGGATTCCTACAGGTTCAATGGAGCGTACACTTCTGGTGGGAGATTTCCTTTTTGTAAATAAATGGAGCTATGGTTACAGATTGCCGATGCGTCCCCTGGCAATCCCTTTTTTACAGGGAACCATTCTTGATACAGGAATAAAAGGGAATCCAAAGGACGATCCGAAATCGTATGTGGAAGCTGTAAAATTACCGTACGAGAGAATATTTCAATTCAACAAACCTCAGAAAAATGATATTGTAGTTTTCAACTACCCGAGAGATTCTGTACACGTTTCGCTAGATCGTGCAGATCCTTACGTAAAGAGATGTGTGGCAGTTGCTGGTGATACATTTGAAATGCGTGACGGTAAGATGTTTGTCAATAATAAACCTGAAATATTTTTAGGTGATCAAGAAGTTCAACATAGATATACTGTCACAACAAGTGATTTATTGGATATGAATGGTCTTAATTCAAAATATGGATATTTTTGGCTTGATGAGATTGATAGAGATAATCATCTACAATATTTGAAAACTAATTCAGGTTATATATATTCTTTTCAAGGATTAGACAAGGAAAGGTATAAAATTATAAAAAGTCTTCCAGAGGTAGTAGATATAAAAGAAGATATTCAAACGAAAAATGATTCAGGAGTTTCTTACAGAAATGCATCGAGATCTAAAATAGATACTACACAGTCTATCTTCCCAATAAACAGTGGATGGAATCAGGATCAATATGGTCCAATTAAAATACCTAAAAAAGGAGATGTTGTTACAATAAATCTTCTTAACTTACCAGAATTTCAATGGATTATTAAAAACTATGAACATAACACATTAGAAAATAAAAATGGTAAAATTTTCATCAATGGAAAAGAAACTAATCAATATACTATTCAACAAGATTACTATATGATGGTGGGAGACAACAGAGATGCTTCTTTAGATGCGAGATTCTTTGGTTTTGTTCCTGAAGAAAATATTGTAGGAAAACCAATGTTTACTTGGATGAGTGTACAAGGTTTGTTTGAAGATAAAAATGTAGAATATAAAGCCCCTACGAAAGTTCGTTTTGACAGAATGTTTAAAGCAACTAATACAGGAGAAGCCAATAAAACTTCTTACTGGTGGATTGCCGTTCTGATACTTGTGCTATTCTTTGGTTGGGAATATTTTGTTAAACTTTTCAAGAAGAAAAAAACAGAAGAAGATTAG
- a CDS encoding WbqC family protein: MQNILLPVFYLPPISWFSVFLDPDNEVVFEQYESFPKQTFRNRTNIYGANGKLSLIIPINHTGKREMKDIEISYREDWMKIHWKSIKNVYQGSPYFEYYEDKFEVLYEKKEKFLLDFNLKSIDIIQKILKTEKAQSLNEEYFKNPSQINFRDQFSTKFESQFEMDEYYQIFTDKYGFLKDLSIIDLICNKGPESVTYLKNIK, translated from the coding sequence ATGCAAAATATATTACTACCCGTATTTTATCTGCCACCAATCTCATGGTTTTCAGTTTTTTTAGATCCTGATAATGAAGTTGTTTTCGAACAGTACGAAAGCTTTCCAAAGCAGACATTCCGAAATAGAACCAATATCTATGGGGCGAACGGAAAACTTTCACTTATAATTCCCATCAACCATACGGGGAAAAGAGAAATGAAGGATATTGAAATTTCTTACAGGGAAGATTGGATGAAGATTCATTGGAAATCGATCAAAAATGTATATCAAGGTTCGCCTTATTTCGAATATTATGAAGATAAATTTGAAGTGCTTTATGAGAAGAAAGAAAAATTTTTACTAGATTTTAATTTAAAAAGTATCGATATTATTCAAAAAATATTGAAGACAGAAAAGGCACAATCTTTGAATGAAGAATATTTTAAAAATCCGTCTCAGATTAATTTTCGTGATCAATTTTCAACAAAATTTGAATCCCAGTTTGAGATGGATGAGTATTATCAGATTTTCACAGATAAATATGGTTTTTTGAAAGATTTGTCAATTATTGATCTTATCTGTAACAAAGGACCAGAATCTGTGACTTATCTTAAAAATATTAAATAA